Proteins from one Panicum virgatum strain AP13 chromosome 7K, P.virgatum_v5, whole genome shotgun sequence genomic window:
- the LOC120641012 gene encoding cytosolic invertase 1-like, whose product MESAAAAMRRASSQASLADPDDFDLTRLLNHKPRINVERQRSFDDRSLSELSLSGAGAGGRGGWGAGGYGAAGAESYESMYSPGGGLRSYCGTPASSARLSFEPHPLVGEAWDALRRSLVSFRGQPLGTIAAVDHSAGEVLNYDQVFVRDFVPSALAFLMNGEPEVVRNFLVKTLLLQGWEKRIDRFKLGEGAMPASFKVLKDPKRGVDKLVADFGESAIGRVAPVDSGFWWIIILRAYTKSTGDMTLAEAPMCQKGIRLIMNQCLAEGFDTFPTLLCADGCCMIDRRMGVYGYPIEIQALFFMALRCALLMLRPDAEGKEMMERIVTRLAALSYHVRSYFWVDFQQLNDIYRYKTEEYSHTAVNKFNVNPESIPDWLLDFMPTRGGYFVGNVSPARMDFRWFALGNCVAILASLATPDQAAAIMDLVEERWEELVGEMPVKICYPAIEGHEWQTVTGCDPKNTRWSYHNGGSWPVLLWLLTAACIKTGRLKIARRAIELAEARLARDGWPEYYDGKLGRYVGKQARKFQTWSIAGYLVAKMMLEDPSHLGMISLEEDKAMKPVLRRSASWTV is encoded by the exons atggagtcggcggcggcggcgatgcggagGGCGTCGTCGCAGGCGTCACTGGCGGACCCGGACGACTTCGACCTGACGCGGCTGCTGAACCACAAGCCGCGGATCAACGTGGAGCGGCAGCGTTCGTTCGACGACCGCTCCCTCAGCGAGCTCTCGCTctccggcgcgggcgcgggcggccgcgggGGCTGGGGCGCCGGCGGGTACGGCGCCGCGGGAGCGGAGAGCTACGAGAGCATGTACTCCCCCGGCGGCGGGCTGCGGTCCTACTGCGGcacgccggcctcctccgcgcggcTCTCGTTCGAGCCCCACCCGCTCGTCGGCGAGGCCTGGGACGCGCTGCGCCGCTCCCTCGTGTCCTTCCGCGGCCAGCCCCTCGGCACCATCGCCGCCGTCGACCACTCCGCCGGCGAGGTGCTCAACTACGACCAG GTGTTCGTGCGTGACTTCGTGCCGAGCGCGCTGGCGTTCCTGATGAACGGGGAGCCGGAGGTGGTGCGGAACTTCCTGGTGAAGACGCTGCTGCTGCAGGGGtgggagaagcggatcgacCGGTTCAAGCTGGGCGAGGGCGccatgccggcgagcttcaaggTGCTCAAGGACCCCAAGCGCGGCGTGGACAAGCTGGTGGCGGACTTCGGCGAGAGCGCCATCGGCCGCGTGGCCCCCGTCGACTCGGGCTTCTGGTGGATCATCATCCTGCGGGCCTACACCAAGTCCACCGGCGACATGACGCTCGCCGAGGCGCCCATGTGCCAGAAGGGCATCCGCCTCATCATGAACCAGTGCCTCGCCGAGGGCTTCGacaccttccccaccctcctctgcGCCGACGGCTGCTGCATGATCGACCGCCGGATG GGCGTGTACGGGTACCCGATCGAGATCCAGGCCCTGTTCTTCATGGCGCTGCGGTGCGCGCTGCTGATGCTGAGGCCGGACGCGGAGGGGAAGGAGATGATGGAGCGGATCGTGACGCGGCTGGCGGCGCTGAGCTACCACGTGCGGAGCTACTTCTGGGTGGACTTCCAGCAGCTCAACGACATCTACCGGTACAAGACGGAGGAGTACTCGCACACGGCCGTCAACAAGTTCAACGTCAACCCGGAGTCCATCCCGGACTGGCTGCTCGACTTCATGCCCACCCGCGGCGGCTACTTCGTCGGCAACGTCAGCCCGGCGCGGATGGACTTCCGGTGGTTCGCGCTGGGGAACTGCGTCGCCATCCTCGCCTCGCTCGCCACGCCCGACCAGGCCGCCGCCATCATGGACCTCGTCGAGGAGCGCTGGGAGGAGCTCGTCGGCGAGATGCCCGTCAAGATCTGCTACCCGGCCATCGAGGGCCACGAGTGGCAGACCGTCACGGGGTGCGACCCCAAGAACACGAGGTGGAGCTACCACAACGGCGGGTCCTGGCCAG TGCTGCTGTGGCTGCTCACGGCGGCGTGCATCAAGACCGGGCGGCTCAAGATCGCCCGGCGCGCGATCGAGCTGGCGGAGGCGAGGCTGGCGAGGGACGGCTGGCCGGAGTACTACGACGGCAAGCTGGGGCGCTACGTCGGGAAGCAGGCGAGGAAGTTCCAGACGTGGTCCATCGCTGGGTACCTGGTGGCCAAGATGATGCTGGAGGACCCCTCCCACCTCGGCATGATCTCCCTCGAGGAGGACAAGGCCATGAAGCCCGTGCTCAGGAGGTCGGCCTCGTGGACGGTGTGA